The Cynocephalus volans isolate mCynVol1 chromosome 5, mCynVol1.pri, whole genome shotgun sequence genomic sequence gggaaataggctttgttttttaagattattGTTTTGGATtgtgaaaatatactttattattttaatacaatagCTGCCAGCAATATACTGGTATTGatgttccagagagagaaaagaaaatacaagtactCTAAGCTTTCATTTGCCTGCTgaagaaaattctagagaaaataTTCCAATTCTGTTCAACATTATGGCTGGAggagttgaaaattttttttcctgataaaaatataattttggtggCCCCAACCGCAATAAATCGTAAAGGAAGGAGTTTAAAAAGCCATGTATATCATAATGAATGCTTCCCTCtctttgaattaaatattgattataacCAGTGTAAGAAATTGATAAATCAATAAACTTCATGAAATGTGTAtcaaaatgttcttgaaaaaaatacatttctatttcctctcatttttactttgtagatattttctaaatgggttttgtaaatgcacagaaataaaagctGTCTCCATGCAACTCTGGAGAGAATCGAAACACAATAGAAGTAAAGTGAAAATGCCTAAATTCTAGAGTTTATCCACTTAGTATAagaataaatgtcagaaatctcTTAATTGTACACATGTTGCTCAAGCATTTAAAGATAAGTTGTGAAAGCCAGttaccaagaaataaaatcttatttgaatTCTATCACAAAAGTTAATAATCCTAGcacaagaagagaacagaaccgtATAGAAAACCTGCATCTGTATCAAAAAAGGGAAGTTACATTAAGTGGAATAGCAGAGAGCTTTCCAAAGGTTGAAtacaatgatttttcaaaatcccTTGGAAAATAATGAGACCTTCCATCCAGATCTCCTCGCTGAAGTGAAACACGAAAGGGGAAATGATTCCTTAGTTGCAGAAAGTAAAACCAGATGATTTCCATGTTAATACATATGCTACACCAACTGCCAAGAAAACTTGAATGTCCCAAATATCTCAAGATTTTAAGCCATGATCTTTCCACAAATATACAATGGGGTAAAAGCATGTTGTAGGATCATCCTTCTTACTAGCTTTCGTCCATTTGCCAAACTCAATTTCACATGAATAACTTCCCTCGTAAAGtaataaaatctgtctttctacagagaaaaataattctgccttCATCAAAATCATAATAGACCTGACTTCCTTGGACATCCAGAGGGACAGCCAACTGTAAtcagtggataaataaaaaacaatagaataaatacccaaagtgaaaacacttcacaactgaggctcagaatgtaCTGTTTGTCACTCTGTTTTGAGAACTGGAGCTCCTTCCTCTGTCAGCCCTCTGTCCTGCACCACTCAGCCCACCATTCATTAGGAAAAAGACACCCTCCGCTTGAGTCTTTCttgtactttaagctatgaggcAAGGTTCAATATCACCTGAAGGCCAAGTTGCCACGATTTAAAAGTAGGTGAAGAGTGAGAAGCTTGTCCGCGCACCAGTGCAGACAGGACACTTGCACCCCCTGAAGCTACTGCAACACAATCTGTCAGTAGATAACTAGCGGGTGCTTCTTCCTGGAACCAGACACATCATCACCCAacatttaattacaaaaacaTGGGTGCTCAAACTCTAGATCAGCAATAAGGAGTTCTAGAAAAGGTAAGGGAAAGGAATCTCCCTGAGCCAAATGGATACAACATAGagtttttcttatgtttctatCCTAAGCTAGTTACTGATAGGTAAAAAATGCAGTATGCTGATAAAAGTCAGGCTGCTTCCACAAAGCCAGTGCTTACTAAATGCTACCATATCAAAGGGGggaaaatactgccattttaaagcaatatacttaaactttcaaaaaacagcCTAATCAGCCTATGAGAAACAACACTTCTTAAACGAGTTAGGTATAAAAAATTACCCAAAATGTATTAGAGTCACAACCACAGTTCTTTTAGTACTTAGAAAGTCCATTTTTtcgtcttttaaaaatgaattacatacatagaaaacttttattttattattttttattttattttattttattttatttttatttttttgctttcctgACAGCTGCAGATAATCTCCAGCTGGAatcactggtttttttttttttttttttttttttttgtttgtttgtttgtttttttaattttattttattttatttattttattttttcttaaattttattttgtcgatatacattgtagctgattattgctccccatctcaaaacttttattttttaatcaccaaGTTCATTCTCCCCTGTTAGAGCACAAATAATTCCTGGTTTGGGACtttgatttcaaaaacaaaacaaaacaaaaaaaccatgcaGGGTTATATTCTCCAATGTGGCTGTAGAAAATTTAACTTGAGGAAGCGCAGTAATTGAGATCAGGCAAAACTGTTAATATGCACTCACCATAACACAACTATAATTTACTCCACAAGGAGTGAACAATCCTCTACACAAAGTCTTAACAGTAAATGGGGATGGAATGGGAAAGTTGGCCACCTGGACAATGTATTCTTTGGGTCATCTACATTAAACAtgctttagaaacaaaattttacttgatattttgagaaACCCACCCTACATTCCATAGGTTAATTTCTGTATGTGTTAACTTCTACATTACTAAACACTGTACTGCTAGAGCTAAATCAAGTAAATATCAGTTTATGTAGTGTTGCTCCAAAGATGTATAAACAGCAAGGTGTATGCTTACCTAAaagggagctttttaaaatgaggaaagaaagcaataatgTTCCAAATGAATGGCACTGGGCAAAATACACGTAATACGCAATACATTTAGACAGAGTATCAGGTACCTATCAGTTTCTCTTGTAAGGATAAAATGCTTGAGAAAGAACTTGAGAATACACCCCTCCCTCTAAACTTTTAGCTTCTACATAGTGTCAGGTGTTACAATTGGTGTGGATAAATGCTTTTAGGCAAAAGTAAAAATCTATCTACAAAGCAAAATAGCGAAATCTGTAGTGACTTTTTGTAGAAGGCTCTTCTCTGGTGGTAATATCCCTTAGTATACACCCAGGATAGACTATTTCTGATACAGTAGCAATCCTTTCATATACTCTtactaaatattacaaaatttcaaaaaaaaaacccataagtATTCCTTGTACCATGCATTATGCACCAGTTTGGGGGTGACTGATGAAGTCATGGCTACTATTTTAACAGTTAAACATTGCACCTCAAAAGTTCTGCCTTCTATACACAGTGAATGCACACAAGGGCGAGGTCTCCAGAGAGATGGCAAACTACCTCTGCAGTGAAGTTTGTGTTGGAGGGTCTCCAAATGAGAGGGGACGAGGATATGGGAGGTAGGCAGGGTAAAAGGATTTTACAATAATACTGCTTAGGAGTGTACATTTTAAGATAACTACTATACCTTGTCTATCCTTGGCCCGAATCTTGAATAACTGCATGTTCATGCAAAATACAATTTCTCCTTTATAGGAATAAGAGCAGTCTGTTAGGAAAAGCATATTCTGaggggaagacagaaagatagCTCTCTCGTAAGTGCTATTTTACTTGGTAAGTCTTTTGGCTACATCACTATATGCTATTTCAACCTCCTGATCACTGGGACAGGTATTGGTGAACTCATCCCTACTATAAGCCTTAGTTAAGTATCTCCAGATGCCAGTCATTCCTTTTGGGATATCAAAGTTGCGATATTTTTTGGCCACCACCTTGACAATGTGCAGTTTGGGCAGCAGGTTGCCATCAGCTAATGTCATTTCATTGCCGTCCAGAAATTTACGTGTAGAAAACTTAATGTCCTCCATAGTAGTCTCATCAAGTTCATCAGGGAGGGGAGAATTCAGATATTCATCCAGTTTCCGCAGTGTTTTCAAGAGACCCCTCTCCAGTGCTTCGTTAGCCTCTGGCCTTGAATTCCTGATAGATGCAGAGAATTTGGCAAAGATGTCCATTCCAGCAGTATTTGATGCGGGGTGTTCTGGTGAAAGCGTTAAGTACTTGGGAGGGCATGAGACATCTTCAAGAAATTCCTCGATCTTATTGACATCCGTTTTGACTTCATTGTTAAAAGTTATAAATGGCGGGTGGGTCCCAGGAGCCGAGTTCTGCAGGTCTGCAGGCTTCCTTTTCAGGTCAACGGTTGAGGCACTAAATACAACTCCTTTGAGCCAAAGAATCATGAAGAGCCTCTGGGAAAAGGGGCGTTTTCCTACGCTTTCCCCATCACTGCCAGCCTTGACGAAGAGCTCGAGGAGGGGCTCTttgtcctcctccttccctctgttcAGCGGCATCGACAACGCCTTGGCCGGCTCGGCTGTGctccgcgggcggcggcggcggcggcggctgcttctgctccggggtcgctgctgctgctgctgctccggggtcgctgcggcggctgctactgctccggggtcgctgcggcggctgctgctgctccggggtcgctgctgctgctgctgctgcttctgccccggggtcgctgcggcggctgctgctgctccggggtcgctgttgctgctgctgctgctccagggtcgctgctgctgctgctcctccggGGTCGCTGtagcggctgctgctgctgctccggggtcgatgctgctgctgcttctgctccggggtcgctgtggctgctgctgctgctccggggtcgctgcggctgctgcttctgctccggggtcgctgcggcggctgctgctgctccggggtcgctgctgctgctgctgctgcttctgccccggggtcgctgcggcggctgctgctgctccggggtcgctgcggcggctgctgctgctccggggtcgctgttgctgctgcttctgctccagggtcgctgctgctgctgctcctccggGGTCGCTGtagcggc encodes the following:
- the LOC134378757 gene encoding chloride intracellular channel protein 4-like, which gives rise to MPLNRGKEEDKEPLLELFVKAGSDGESVGKRPFSQRLFMILWLKGVVFSASTVDLKRKPADLQNSAPGTHPPFITFNNEVKTDVNKIEEFLEDVSCPPKYLTLSPEHPASNTAGMDIFAKFSASIRNSRPEANEALERGLLKTLRKLDEYLNSPLPDELDETTMEDIKFSTRKFLDGNEMTLADGNLLPKLHIVKVVAKKYRNFDIPKGMTGIWRYLTKAYSRDEFTNTCPSDQEVEIAYSDVAKRLTK